In a single window of the Solea solea chromosome 14, fSolSol10.1, whole genome shotgun sequence genome:
- the mtnr1al gene encoding melatonin receptor type 1A-like, with protein sequence MSSLYRTHPIIITTIIIIIIKVTCPAAAGCRSLQRQSLRCRRAQPCVLAAARNPGEWTDAPRQRDPMRLVDARHLPQLMSLEDQEPTMVGGTSMGARNSTPAATAAAAEESAGGAGQQPQSFPWVVTLLAGVLITTIVVDVIGNLLVIVSVFRNKKLRKAGNAFVVSLALADLVVAIYPYPLVLTAIFHDGWIAGYIHCQISGFLMGLSVIGSIFNITGIAVNRYCYICHSLKYDKLFSNSNTMCYVVLVWALTILAIVPNWFVESLQYDPRVYSCTFAQSVSSLYTITVVVVHFILPIGIVTYCYLRIWILVIQVRRRVKPDSRPKIKPHDLRNFLTMFVVFVLFAVCWAPLNLIGLAVALDSRLGRSIPEWLFTASYFMAYFNSCLNAVVYGVLNHNFRKEYKRIVLIVFNLRC encoded by the exons ATGTCGAGTCTCTACAGGACTCATCctattataataacaacaataataataataataattaaagtcacGTGTCCAGCAGCAGCGGGATGCCGGTCACTCCAGCGCCAGTCGCTCCGGTGCCGTCGCGCGCAGCCGTGCGTCCTGGCCGCGGCGCGTAATCCTGGAGAGTGGACAGACGCTCCGCGCCAACGCGACCCGATGAGACTCGTCGACGCGCGGCATCTCCCGCAGCTGATGTCGCTGGAGGACCAGGAGCCCACGATGGTGGGAGGAACCAGCATGGGCGCGCGGAACTCCACGCCCGCGgcgacggcggcggcggcggaggaAAGCGCGGGCGGCGCCGGGCAGCAGCCGCAGTCTTTCCCCTGGGTGGTGACGCTGTTGGCCGGCGTCCTCATCACCACCATCGTGGTCGATGTTATCGGGAACCTGCTGGTTATCGTGTCCGTGTTCAGGAACAAGAAGCTCAGGAAAGCAG GAAACGCCTTCGTGGTGAGCCTGGCGCTCGCCGACCTGGTGGTGGCCATCTATCCCTACCCGCTGGTCCTGACCGCCATCTTCCACGACGGCTGGATCGCCGGCTACATCCACTGTCAGATCAGCGGCTTCCTCATGGGCCTCAGCGTCATcggctccatcttcaacatcacCGGCATCGCCGTCAACCGCTACTGCTACATCTGCCACAGCCTCAAGTACGACAAGCTCTTCTCCAACAGCAACACCATGTGCTACGTGGTGCTGGTGTGGGCGCTCACCATCCTCGCCATCGTGCCCAACTGGTTCGTGGAGTCGCTGCAGTACGACCCGCGCGTGTACTCATGCACCTTCGCGCAGTCGGTCAGCTCGCTGTACACCATCACCGTGGTGGTGGTGCACTTCATCCTGCCCATCGGCATCGTCACGTACTGCTACCTGCGCATCTGGATCCTCGTCAtccaggtgaggaggagggtCAAGCCGGACTCGCGGCCCAAAATCAAGCCGCACGACCTCCGCAACTTCCTCACCATGTTCGTGGTGTTCGTGCTCTTCGCCGTGTGCTGGGCGCCGCTGAACTTGATCGGCCTGGCGGTGGCGCTGGACTCGCGGCTGGGCCGCTCCATTCCGGAGTGGCTGTTCACGGCCAGCTACTTCATGGCGTACTTCAACAGCTGCCTCAACGCCGTCGTCTACGGCGTCCTGAACCACAACTTCAGGAAGGAGTACAAGAGGATCGTCCTCATCGTCTTCAATTTACGCTGCTGA